The DNA segment AACTGCTTGCCAGAGTTTGTCCAGTCTCGTTGGTGACACGGGCGTTCTCGTTTTCATAGGCTGGGCAAATAATGAAATGCGTAGCTCTTCCAATAACCAGCGATATTCTGACAATTTTGTTTCACTATCACGACCCTGTATTCTTGCCATCAGTGGGCGCAATGTTTTAACAGCATCAGTATCTTTGCTTAAGCTGTTTGAAAGGCGCTCTATACGCATGGCAAGTGCTTTTAAATAGCGAGGATACTGTCGCCAGTGTTCATTATCGATACGATACACAAAATCATTCAAGTGCAATGCATCCAATTGATCTTCTATATCGTCCATATTAATGCCAAAAATTGTCTGATCGAGTGTCATCATTTTGCGACGTATCGCTTGCCACTCTACAAAAATCTCTGTCAATTCTTTAAGAACCTGTTGCCCAACGGATAAGAATTTTGCTTTGTTCTTAGTGATCATTACTGAAAATTCTTCACTTGTCAGTGGCAATTCCGCAAATGTCACATCCAGCGTGGCTCGAATCAGCATATTCTCAAGTTGCGTTTGATTGCCTAGAGGCGCAAAAGTTAATATTAAGGCTTTGGGCAGTTGTTTTTTAAGCTGCTTGGCTTGTTCTACAACTTGCAACGACAATAAGTGGAGTACGCCGCGTCTATGAGCTTCTCTTGCCGCTTTTTCATCAGTGAATATCTGAATCTTAATTTGGTCAGTTTTTTCATCGACAACCAATGCTTGAAATTGACTTACTTGTAGGCCAGATATTGTCCGATTACTTTCAAAATGGAAACGCTCAGGGAACGTGGTGATTAATCCATTTTTCTCGGTCTGATCGCTATTCTGATGGAGCGGTGATATGGTTAGTAATTTACATTTAGCTTGTAATTCAGGTAAGTCTCGGCCTTTTGCGACAACGTGTTTGCGTTCATTAATGACTTCAATCAAGGGGCGCAAGTACAGCGGGATGTTTGAGACCTCAAAACTACTTTGCTTAATATCCTGCATGTTTAGTACGCGGACTATTTCAGCGGTAATGCTTTGACCTGAATCCATATCAAGTCGATCATAGATTTCATCTGCGGTATCTGGAATAGGAACAAGTTTACGTCGCTGTTCTTTCGGCAATGACTTGAGCAATGCTTCAACTAACTCCAAACGCCAGCCTTGGATTCCCCATGACAAAGCGTTCGCATTCAGCTGTGGCAAAGCTTGAACAGGAATCGTGACAATGGCGCCATCATCGTCTCCAGCTGGATCAAAAATGTAACGTGTAGGGAGAGTGAGCTTACCGACCTGCCATTTTTCAGGGAAATCATTGGTGTCAGGTACAGAGCCAGCTAAAATATCGGCTTCTGTTAAACATAAGAATTTAGGATTGGTTTTTTCAACCTCACCACGCCAATCTTCAAAAGCGCGACGACTAGCGATCGTTTCAGGCACTTTTGCTTGATAAAACTCAAACAGCGCTTCTTCGTCAACCAACAAATCACGACGCCGTAATTTATCTTCAACGCGCTGTACATCTTCAAGCATTTTTAAATTGTGCTTTAAGAATGGCGGCGTTATTCCCAGCTCCCCAGTAACTAGACCATCACGCAGAAATATCTCATGCGATTCTGTTTGATTAATTTTTTCGTAATTAATCAGTTGTCTGGCTTGAATGATCAAACCAAATAGTGAAATTTGGGCATAAGCATTGACGAGCCCTGGTTTTTTCGCCCAGTGCGGTTCGAAATAATGATACTTAAGCAACCCACGCGCTGCTGAAATAATCCATTCTGGCTCAATTTTGGCCAGTGTGCGCATAAATACTTGGCTAGTTTCTACAATTTCGAAAGACATGACCCATGCTGCATTGGCACGATTTAAAGTGCTGGCAGGAAAAATACGTGTCTTTTGCTGGCGTACTGCCATATATTCATTTTTTTGGTCCGTCTTTTGAGCAACAAAAGACAGCAAACCCGTGAGCAAAGCGCGGTGAAGGTTTTCATAGTTCGCTGGACGAACATATCCATCTTCATCTGGAGCTTCAATCACCTTAGCTTTGATCTTTTGATCAATCAGCTTATTAGTAGTTACCGTTTCATTGAATGAAAGCTTGAGCTGCTCTGCTAGTTCAAGAAGCTGCTTGTGTGTTTGCTTCCACTCTCGAATACGCAGCCAACTTAAATAATGCTGCTTTGCAAAGTTACGGCGTTGATTCTCAGTCAACTCCCCTTTTTGCTCAGCCAGCACTTTCCATAGTTTGGTATAGAACAAAAAATCCGAGTCTTTCTCTTTAAATAGCGCATGCTTTTGATCCGCTTGAGTTTGTTTGTCTGCGGGTCTTTCACGCGGGTCTTGCACCGATAATGCACTCACCACGATCAGTGTGTCATGCAAGACCCCAAAATGTGAACCTGCCAGAATCATACGAGATAAACGCGGATCAATTGGCATCTTGGCCATCTGCTGGCCAATAGTGGTGAGTGTCGTCTCACCTTCATTCAGCGCACCAAGTTCTACCAGTAACTTTGTTCCATCGTTGACCAAGCGGTAATCTGGGGGCTCGATAAACTCAAACTCATCAAACGTTCCCAGACCTAAGTTTGCCATTTGTAGAATAACGGAAGCTAAATTAGTCCGTCTAATCTCAGGTTCTGTAAACTCAGGACGTCCTAGAAAATCAGCCTCACTATACAATCTGATGCAAACCCCTGCCGCAATACGCCCACAGCGACCTTTACGCTGATTTGCCGCCGCTTGGCTAATCGCTTCAATAGGTAAGCGCTGCACACGAGAGCGATAGGAATAACGCGAAATTCGTGCAAAACCTGAGTCAATGACATAGCGAATATTAGGAACCGTCAATGCCGTTTCGGCGACGTTTGTGGCTATGATAATGCGCCGACCTTTGCCTGATGGATTAAAAATTCTTTGCTGTTCATTTAAGGCTAAACGTGCGAACAAAGGCAATATCTCGGTATGCTTTGGCCCATAACGCGTGAGTGCCTCTTGCAACTCACGGATTTCAGATTCCGTACTGGCGAAAATAAGAATATCGGCTTGCTGAGGATTACCTTTGGTGGTGGCATCTTGATAGCATTCTTCTACGGCTGCAACAACGGCTCGAGGAAGATTTTCTTCAAAATCATCGAATGCGTCATCATCACTGCCGCCCACCGCAAGCTCTGAAATTGGGCGATAACGAAGCTCAACAGGGAAACTTCGTCCTTCTACTGAAAAGATCGGCGCATCATTAAAATAACGACTAAAGCGATTCACATCCAATGTTGCAGAGGTAATAATCACTTTAAGGTCTGGACGTTTAGGCAGAATCTTGCGCACGTAGCCTAAGATGAAATCGATATTTAAGCTACGCTCATGCGCTTCATCGATAATCAGCGTATCGTATTTGGTCAGAAAACGATCATGCGCCAGCTCTGCCAGTAGAATTCCATCGGTCATCAGACGAATAAAGGCATCGTTATCACCGGTTTCATTAAAGCGAACTTTAAATCCGACAGATTTACCCAAAGGCTCACCAAGCTCTTCGGCAATGCGCTGCGAGACACTTCGTGCCGCTAAACGTCTGGGCTGAGTATGCCCAATGAGACCCGTTAGTCCCCTGCCAGCTAACAATGCAAGTTTAGGGAGCTGTGTTGTTTTTCCAGATCCAGTCTCACCTGCAACAATAATCACCTGATTTTTTTGTATGGCTTCAACCAGCTCATCACCGGATTGACTCACGGGTAAATCTGGATTTAAGGTGATTTTAGGTAAGCGGCTATAGCGTGCTAAGACTTCGGTATTTGACTTTTTTAGTAACTCAGCATGACGCACTGCATCTTGATGTTTCCCTCGTAATAGCATCAATAAACGATGACGATCACGGGCCATAGGAAGATGACGGATTGCAGAAAAATCTGGCGTAGTAGATGTCTCAAACGAGTTTGTCGTGGGTTGCGTTATTGTTGTATTCATTTCAGCTGACATTAACCATCTACTCTTACACTATGCTCAACCAATGGGTTTTCAAATGTAAGACCTTGCTTCATTTTTTCAAACATTTGCGGGTCTGCCCACTCAATTTGCACTTGTTCAGAGAATTCAAAATCCTGTAGCTTGAGCAAACCCATTTGTTCATTTTCCACGTCTGCGCGAAAACATTGGGCATAGCCAGTAGCAGTTTCGTGAACAATCACTGAATGGACCGTCACATCGCCTTCACCATTATGCGTAATAGTCTGACGCAAAATGGTATCGGCTAAAAAGAAGAAGAATCTTGAGAATTGCTCAGCCGAAGGAGAAACCGGTAGCGATATCCAACGTGCACTATATTGCTTACATGATGCGATATATCCCTCATCATCCTGATTCCAAAAACAAATGGCGTGATCGAAGCTATCAATGATGTCGCGAATCTGGCCTTTTAATAATCCAAAGTCATAGACCATTTGTCCATGATCCAATCGATGTGCCTCTAGGATCAATTCCACCTGATAACTATGCCCGTGGATTGACCGGCGGCAACGATCACTGGTGCAATTACGCACGATATGAGCGTTTTCAAATTTAAATAACTTGCGAATCAACATAATCTTTTACAGCTTAAATTTTGAGGGTCATACGATTAGAGAATAGGAATGCGACTGATATAACAATGTTCAAAGGCAGCGCCATGAGGTTGATTATACGTCCTTCAGAACACTTTACGAAGAGGCCGATTAGATTAAGTGATGCGATGTCGTAACCATACAGAAAAATCCATAGACTGGGCTGGTGTATTGACAACTATGATCCACCTGGTTTTACAGAAAAATAAGGGATTGGTGCAAAGCTACGTTGCCATGCCGTGACACTTTGAGATGTTCGTACTAAATCACTGGTGAGAAAGCGCTCTCGTCCATTTGAGTTGACATTGATCCAAGCTTGGAAATAATTGCTTTTTACATCAATAAGTTTCTGTATGTTGTTACGTTGTTCCGGCGGTGTTAATGGGATTTTTGAAAAAGACGAATCATTTAGAAAAGCAGCTGCACTCTTTATGATCGGTGTTGTTGCACCCGCACGCTGGGTCACAAATGCAGTCATATCATTGACAGTCAAACTATCATCCAATGCTGCCAAGACTACGGCAGGTGCGGTATTGACATTAATTTTTGAAGCACTTGGCAAAGCCGTTATATAAGGAGCAATCAAATTATATTTTGCACCCTCAAAGCCGCGCACCTTCCGTAATTCCTCAGGTTGTCCAAATAACCTATTCGCTGCAAGGTAAGGCGGATTTTGTCCAAGGTAAAAACTACTTTCTGCACCCAATGATCCCGTGGGTTCATCATTGGCGTCTTCCCAATCAAGCACAGCGCTTGCAGCCTCAGGATCAATCCCAACCTCTTTTAAGAGACGCTTAAAATATGCCAAGTTCGCAGCTTTATCTGTATCCGCGGCTAAATATAAATTATTGAGATTAAACTTGCCGGATTGATCAATGATCCGTACGTTAATTACGGCATCTTCAATCGGAATCGGCGGCCTGGGTTTTGCCCATTCATCCTTTAGACTATCTGCTCCCGTATTAAGTTTCGCACTCTGCATTAAACCTGCCCCTACTACACTTTCCCCAGCAAGTGCGTATTGTAGAGACTGGTCTTGGCGTAAAAGTACGCTGGTTTCACGGAGCATACGATCTTGGCGTGTCAATAAACCGACGGCCAAGATCGTTGCAGTGACCACCATCAGTAGAATGGTGAGCAATGCAACCCCTTGTTGGTTACCCTTTAAGTGAAGGCGAGTTGAGTGTTTCATTTTAATCTCGCCCTCCGCCTGTTGTTGGTACGGCATTATCCGCTACGGGATTTTGAGGGGCGGTCTGTGCAGTGTTTTGATTATCTTCTGGCTGATTAATATTTGTAGTCGGCGCTTGATTGGCATTAGTATCATTCTGTGGATTTGTTGGAGCCACGGCACTTGCACCTGCACCATTTGTATTTTGAGTGGCTTGCATTGAGGATGGTAGGTTTTTAACTAAAGGAAATAACCACTTCAGTTGCTGACCATGGGATGTCAGTGTAATTTGCACTGCCAAAGGTAATTTGATGAATGCTTGCGACTCGGGTTCTGAGGAGGTGGGAATCGTTCCATCCGTACCAACTGGCCAGCTTGTTGTCGAGGCTCTATCCGCACTGTCATCGATTGCGCTCACGGCCCAGTCGGAAACATCATCTAACATCACTGTTTTGATCGGAATCAGGTTGCCCGTTTGATCAACTTGTGCAAAGGATTGGCGAATCAGTTGTCCTTGTTGGACTGAATAGATTACCCGTTCTAATGGCGATACGCCTATTTGTAGTGGGTCTATGACACCTGTTCGGGTCAAGTGGAGCTCATTGTCCCGGATAAGCAATGCGGACTCTTTATTGCTTGCTATCGTTGCTGATCGCGGGATTGCTTGCGTGAAGTCGCGTGACAGTTGCTCATAAGTGGCTTGAATACCATTAATCTGTTCGGCTTTGATCGCAGTCCTTTCACGCATTTGAATTAGATTTTCAAAGACTTGCCAACCAGCTAACGTTAATACCGCAAATATTGCCATGGCAACAATGAGCTCAATGAGCGTAAAACCCTTTTCGAAATACATTGCTGGATGGGTACGATGACGTCGATTTTGAGTTTGATAATCAGGGAACATGAGACTTCTACTGCCCTGCTGGACGTTGAATGAAAATAACCAAAGACGTCACAGCATTACCCGATTTGTCTGCGCCTGATTCCACGGGTGCAACGGTGATGAGAACACGGCGTACATCTTGTGAAAATGGTAAGGTCGATGCTTCGGTTCTTACAAGCCAATGCTGCCCTTGCTCCTCAATGTTATCCTCACCGCTCCCTTCAAGCCATGTTTGATTAATATTAATGTTGGCTGCTTTATTCATAGCCACGAAATGTGCCAGTGTTCGAGTCTCCAGTCTTTTGACGGTATTCACATAGCCCATACCCGCCTGCGTTAATGCGACGGCTGCAACGGCAAAGATGGCTAAAGCGACCATGACTTCAAGCAATGTAAAACCTGCTTGCAGCGGTTCTGCTTTAACAATCGAAACAGAAGACATTATTGATCACCATGTATTGAACTATTGGATCCCGATGAGTCGTTATTGACCCTGCCTAATGCTGTTACTTCAATAGCATCGCCCACAGGTTTGGCATCTTGAAGAATTTGTAAGCGAGCGGCAGTTGCTTCACCATTACCGAACCAAATAAGCTGAGGGTTCAAAGCTGAGTCAACCTTAAATTTTTCAAGCGCTGTATTCTGATTACGCGGCGCATTGTCCTGTGATAACGTGATGTTTAGCTCTGATCCAGGAGGTAAATCATGAATCTTGAAATCTTCAGCAAGTTTCCACCGTTTATCTTTATTGGATTCATTGGGATCGAATTGAACAACGGCATAACGTGGTGGATCTGTCGCGGTCTGGTAAAATGGCACTAAACCGAGCATCCGTCCTTGATCTTGTGCTTCTAAACGAATGATCGCGATAGAATCAATCAACTCTTCACGCTCTTGCAGTAGTTTACGGGTTTCGGACCCACCAAGTGATAAACTCACCATCGTGGTCAGTATCCCTGCGATCAAGATAACCAGCATCACTTCAATCAGAGTAAAACCTGACTCTTTTGATGTGTACCCCTGATGTTTATCAAAATTAGGCATTGATTAGTGAGATGCTTGCGGAAATGGAAGAGTAATCATTTGCTCAATTAATACTAACTTCAAGCTTTCACGTTCACCTAAATAGCGTTGGTAAAAACTAGAGTTTAAAATTGCGGCCCCGCCTTGCGTGACGGCCCAGACTGCTGCCAAGTAATCACGTGTCGTTAAGCGACTATTGATACTCTCTAAATAAGAACCTGTTAAGGGTACGATGCGGCGTAAACGTTGCTTTCTGATTCGATATAAATCGGAGAATAGGCTGCCCAAGCCCACACCACCTGCCGCGAGACGCTCCTCAAGCTGATGCAAAAGTGCTGTACGTTGTGGTTGATCCAAGTGATGGCGCATATAGGTGATGAGCAACTCTTGAAATTCTGCTGTCGATTCTAGCAATAAATCAAGGAGAGCCTGTTCATGGCGAATAATAAGATGCAAGTACAGCTCGTCTTTACTCTGGAAGTGTTTATACAACGTCCCTTTAGCCAGATCCAGATGTAGCGCTAGCGTATCGAGCGTCATTCCACCTTCACCGGAGTCCAGTAAAAGTTGCTCGGCCATATCAAAAATCTGCGCTTCACGCGCTCTGAACTGAGCGTGACGATCTATTTGACGATCAGTAGTCATCCAGTCAATCCTTTATCTCGTACGATTGATATGTCTAGTGTACTTTGATTTAAATGATGATTATTCATTTGTAGTGCTGCATGAATTTTATCTAAACGTTGCAGGGATTCCTGAGCATCCTGCAGCATCCGATCAAAATTGTCAGATGTGATCTGAGCTAATTTTTCTACAGAAATTTGGTGCAAGTCTGCAAGGACTCGCGCGACATGTGGTAAATAGAGAGGTTCGTTGGATTTACCTCGATATGGCATGGGTGCCAAATAAGGGCTATCTGTCTCAATCAGTAAACGATCAAGGGGAACTCGAATGGCTACATCTCTTAAGTCTTGAGCATTCTTGAAACTGATAATACCCGAAAATGACACATAATAACCTAGGGCTAAAGCACCTTCAGCCGTTGCCCAATCTTCTGTAAAACAATGCAGAACACCGTGGATTTTTCCAAAAAGAGCATGTTGTTCACGCAAAACACCCAATGTATCAGCCCGTGCTGCACGCGTATGGACGATCACTGGTTTCCCCGTCAATTGACCTGCTGCAATATGTCTTGAAAATGATTCACGCTGGACTTCTGCATTTTCAGTACTATAGTGATAGTCGAGTCCAGTCTCGCCAATTGCCCATACTTTAGGGTCTTGAGCCAATGAAACTAACGTATCGACCGTTGCTAAAGTGAGCATCTCAGCAGACTCACAAGGATGAGCACCTACACTGATTCCGATATCCGTATGATGATTCGCAATATCAAGCAAAATCTCATAGTCATCTAAATCAACCGCCACGGCTAAAAAGCGTGTAACACCCGCTAAACGTGCGGCGTCTAAGGCGCGCTCTAACGAACCATTATAGGGTGTCAAATCAAGTCGGTTTAGATGACAATGTGAATCGGTAAACACGAAAAATACCCTATCTAAAAAAGACTACTTTAAACCCAACATGAAGCAAAAATACAATACTACAAAGTATATGTTGGACGATCAGAGTTCAGCAGGCCAGCGAGCGCCTTTTCAATCAAAATTTTGAGTTTCTGGCCTTCTTCACCCGCTAATTGCAAGGCAAAACCCGCAGGACGTGTTCCTTGTGTGCGATGTGTGACCCAGACTACTTTACCAGTCAGAGGTGTGCGCTCTGTCGATTCTGGTAGTGTAACGACTACAAAAACCTCCTCGCCCAGAGGAAAGGTTCGATTACTGGGAACAAATAAAGCCCCACCCTGCACAAACGGCATGTAGCTACTATATAGCGTTTGCAAATCCCGAATGGGATAATTGATGATTCCCCCTGCACGTGTGGGCAGCATATACACTCCTTTGTGTTAAAACTTTGAACATGCACCAAAATACCATGAATGCATGACTGCGTGCTAAGAATTGAGTATAAAAAAATGAGCTTTTAATTCATTTTCAGTAGGATGAGAGATGAATTCTAGCTTAATCGACATCTCTTGCGATTTTAGTTCTACAACGTATCCTGATTTAAGAGATGTCCCATTTGATGCTCGTGACTTTCATAGTATTCAACGGAAAATCCTTCGGCGCGCCAAGCGTCAATCCCGCCATACAGGGATTTGACTTGAGTATAGCCGCGGCGTTTGAGTTCCCGAGCAACTTGAACGGCACTAGCATCATTAGGGCAAGAACAATAAATAACCATCACCTGATCAAAAGGAATATCTGTAATAGTTTCAGCCAATGCTTTAGGGTCTAAAGCCCGAGCTCCTGTAATACGCGCTAAGTCTAGGCTTTTCACCAAAGACGAACGGGCATCAAAGATGAGCGGCAATTGCTCCTGGTTAAGAAGTTCAGCAAGTTCTTTAGGTGTAATACGCGTTTGCAGGGCAAAGCGCTTAATTCGATAGCGTTGCCACCAACGAAAAATGACATAAGTGATTAATAAGAGAAATATAACGAATATGGCGATTTTGCCAAACTGAGTCATAGTGACCAAGACGATATTAATTTGCTTATAAAAAATTGCACCGACGACCAGCCATGTCCCTGCCCAAAGTGCGGCTCCTGCTGTACTGAAGATGAAAAAGCTAGACCGACGTAAACCAAGTGCTCCCGCCAAAGGAGGTGCAAGGGTGGCTAAGCCAGGTATAAATTTGGAAATCACCAGTGTCGCAACGCCCCAACGATTAAAATTGGTTTCTGACTGACGTACACAAGAATCAGGGGAAAGCGAAATACGACACAGCAGATGCAATATTCGATGTCCGTAGCGACGCCCTGCGGAGTACCAGACAAAATCACCCAGTAAAGAGGCAACAATGGCAAGTAACAAAGCGGCTAAACCTAATTGTGGATCAGCCATCGCTAATGAACCCATTAATAGCAATAACGGCAATACAGGGATGGGTAATCCAAGCTGCACAAGGAGTACCACAAGGAAAACACCCAGCGCACCGTATTCGGTTAAAAGTGCAAACAATGTGGTCATTGCAAAATTCCTCACGCAGGAGTAATAAGATTACAGCTTGAATTCTCAATCATAGTGAAGGGGATTATCATGTTGTCAAATTAGTGGAATAAACAAGATGTGATCTGGATCGTATTGTCCTCTTTTTTTAACATTTTAAAAGAGTTCAGAACTTGTAAAAAATATAAAACATTGATAAGCACAGCTTAAGTATTTTTATTGCATCGCCAGACGTTGCATCATATTTTCCATCACTAACTGTGCATTCACATTTTGTGTTTGTCCTGCAATGAGACTGACTGCACAACGATCGAGATCCAGTAAGTTGTCGAGAGAGACCAATTTCTCAAGCTGATTAAACTGTGCTGCATCTAAATCGGTTTGAATTCTTCCTTGTCCCACATGTTCAGCAATCACATCACGCAGCAGTTGGCGAACTA comes from the Aquirhabdus parva genome and includes:
- a CDS encoding pilus assembly FimT family protein, with amino-acid sequence MPNFDKHQGYTSKESGFTLIEVMLVILIAGILTTMVSLSLGGSETRKLLQEREELIDSIAIIRLEAQDQGRMLGLVPFYQTATDPPRYAVVQFDPNESNKDKRWKLAEDFKIHDLPPGSELNITLSQDNAPRNQNTALEKFKVDSALNPQLIWFGNGEATAARLQILQDAKPVGDAIEVTALGRVNNDSSGSNSSIHGDQ
- the gspK gene encoding type II secretion system minor pseudopilin GspK yields the protein MKHSTRLHLKGNQQGVALLTILLMVVTATILAVGLLTRQDRMLRETSVLLRQDQSLQYALAGESVVGAGLMQSAKLNTGADSLKDEWAKPRPPIPIEDAVINVRIIDQSGKFNLNNLYLAADTDKAANLAYFKRLLKEVGIDPEAASAVLDWEDANDEPTGSLGAESSFYLGQNPPYLAANRLFGQPEELRKVRGFEGAKYNLIAPYITALPSASKINVNTAPAVVLAALDDSLTVNDMTAFVTQRAGATTPIIKSAAAFLNDSSFSKIPLTPPEQRNNIQKLIDVKSNYFQAWINVNSNGRERFLTSDLVRTSQSVTAWQRSFAPIPYFSVKPGGS
- the gspI gene encoding type II secretion system minor pseudopilin GspI; its protein translation is MSSVSIVKAEPLQAGFTLLEVMVALAIFAVAAVALTQAGMGYVNTVKRLETRTLAHFVAMNKAANININQTWLEGSGEDNIEEQGQHWLVRTEASTLPFSQDVRRVLITVAPVESGADKSGNAVTSLVIFIQRPAGQ
- the hrpA gene encoding ATP-dependent RNA helicase HrpA — its product is MARDRHRLLMLLRGKHQDAVRHAELLKKSNTEVLARYSRLPKITLNPDLPVSQSGDELVEAIQKNQVIIVAGETGSGKTTQLPKLALLAGRGLTGLIGHTQPRRLAARSVSQRIAEELGEPLGKSVGFKVRFNETGDNDAFIRLMTDGILLAELAHDRFLTKYDTLIIDEAHERSLNIDFILGYVRKILPKRPDLKVIITSATLDVNRFSRYFNDAPIFSVEGRSFPVELRYRPISELAVGGSDDDAFDDFEENLPRAVVAAVEECYQDATTKGNPQQADILIFASTESEIRELQEALTRYGPKHTEILPLFARLALNEQQRIFNPSGKGRRIIIATNVAETALTVPNIRYVIDSGFARISRYSYRSRVQRLPIEAISQAAANQRKGRCGRIAAGVCIRLYSEADFLGRPEFTEPEIRRTNLASVILQMANLGLGTFDEFEFIEPPDYRLVNDGTKLLVELGALNEGETTLTTIGQQMAKMPIDPRLSRMILAGSHFGVLHDTLIVVSALSVQDPRERPADKQTQADQKHALFKEKDSDFLFYTKLWKVLAEQKGELTENQRRNFAKQHYLSWLRIREWKQTHKQLLELAEQLKLSFNETVTTNKLIDQKIKAKVIEAPDEDGYVRPANYENLHRALLTGLLSFVAQKTDQKNEYMAVRQQKTRIFPASTLNRANAAWVMSFEIVETSQVFMRTLAKIEPEWIISAARGLLKYHYFEPHWAKKPGLVNAYAQISLFGLIIQARQLINYEKINQTESHEIFLRDGLVTGELGITPPFLKHNLKMLEDVQRVEDKLRRRDLLVDEEALFEFYQAKVPETIASRRAFEDWRGEVEKTNPKFLCLTEADILAGSVPDTNDFPEKWQVGKLTLPTRYIFDPAGDDDGAIVTIPVQALPQLNANALSWGIQGWRLELVEALLKSLPKEQRRKLVPIPDTADEIYDRLDMDSGQSITAEIVRVLNMQDIKQSSFEVSNIPLYLRPLIEVINERKHVVAKGRDLPELQAKCKLLTISPLHQNSDQTEKNGLITTFPERFHFESNRTISGLQVSQFQALVVDEKTDQIKIQIFTDEKAAREAHRRGVLHLLSLQVVEQAKQLKKQLPKALILTFAPLGNQTQLENMLIRATLDVTFAELPLTSEEFSVMITKNKAKFLSVGQQVLKELTEIFVEWQAIRRKMMTLDQTIFGINMDDIEDQLDALHLNDFVYRIDNEHWRQYPRYLKALAMRIERLSNSLSKDTDAVKTLRPLMARIQGRDSETKLSEYRWLLEELRISLFAQPMKTRTPVSPTRLDKLWQAVETS
- the gspJ gene encoding type II secretion system minor pseudopilin GspJ → MFPDYQTQNRRHRTHPAMYFEKGFTLIELIVAMAIFAVLTLAGWQVFENLIQMRERTAIKAEQINGIQATYEQLSRDFTQAIPRSATIASNKESALLIRDNELHLTRTGVIDPLQIGVSPLERVIYSVQQGQLIRQSFAQVDQTGNLIPIKTVMLDDVSDWAVSAIDDSADRASTTSWPVGTDGTIPTSSEPESQAFIKLPLAVQITLTSHGQQLKWLFPLVKNLPSSMQATQNTNGAGASAVAPTNPQNDTNANQAPTTNINQPEDNQNTAQTAPQNPVADNAVPTTGGGRD
- a CDS encoding TetR/AcrR family transcriptional regulator, with protein sequence MDRHAQFRAREAQIFDMAEQLLLDSGEGGMTLDTLALHLDLAKGTLYKHFQSKDELYLHLIIRHEQALLDLLLESTAEFQELLITYMRHHLDQPQRTALLHQLEERLAAGGVGLGSLFSDLYRIRKQRLRRIVPLTGSYLESINSRLTTRDYLAAVWAVTQGGAAILNSSFYQRYLGERESLKLVLIEQMITLPFPQASH
- a CDS encoding 6-pyruvoyl trahydropterin synthase family protein, translating into MLIRKLFKFENAHIVRNCTSDRCRRSIHGHSYQVELILEAHRLDHGQMVYDFGLLKGQIRDIIDSFDHAICFWNQDDEGYIASCKQYSARWISLPVSPSAEQFSRFFFFLADTILRQTITHNGEGDVTVHSVIVHETATGYAQCFRADVENEQMGLLKLQDFEFSEQVQIEWADPQMFEKMKQGLTFENPLVEHSVRVDG
- a CDS encoding VTT domain-containing protein produces the protein MTTLFALLTEYGALGVFLVVLLVQLGLPIPVLPLLLLMGSLAMADPQLGLAALLLAIVASLLGDFVWYSAGRRYGHRILHLLCRISLSPDSCVRQSETNFNRWGVATLVISKFIPGLATLAPPLAGALGLRRSSFFIFSTAGAALWAGTWLVVGAIFYKQINIVLVTMTQFGKIAIFVIFLLLITYVIFRWWQRYRIKRFALQTRITPKELAELLNQEQLPLIFDARSSLVKSLDLARITGARALDPKALAETITDIPFDQVMVIYCSCPNDASAVQVARELKRRGYTQVKSLYGGIDAWRAEGFSVEYYESHEHQMGHLLNQDTL
- a CDS encoding PilZ domain-containing protein; the encoded protein is MLPTRAGGIINYPIRDLQTLYSSYMPFVQGGALFVPSNRTFPLGEEVFVVVTLPESTERTPLTGKVVWVTHRTQGTRPAGFALQLAGEEGQKLKILIEKALAGLLNSDRPTYTL